In one window of Branchiostoma floridae strain S238N-H82 chromosome 14, Bfl_VNyyK, whole genome shotgun sequence DNA:
- the LOC118430608 gene encoding zinc finger protein 525-like, which yields MAEAGNGSPTADYQRFSEKYPTGVLYNDASKAKNQPTTSKTSLVNHPEANTDGKPYMCGECGYRAVQKSTLYLHMRTHTDDKPYKCDQCDYSASRKSSLDQHLAKHTGDKPYMCGECGYRTARKSHLSQHMRTHTGEKPYKCDQCDYSASTKGNLERHLPKHTTDKPYMCKECGYRSKQKCHLSQHMRTHTTEKPFKCDQCEYSATHKLSLDQHLARHTGDKPYMCGECGYRTAQKSDLSRHMRTHTGDKPYKCDQCDYSAAVKSTLDRHQAKHTGDKPYMCGECGYRTAQKSDLSRHMRTHTGDKPYKCDQCDFSAAQKYNLDRHLAKHTGDKPYMCEGCGYSTSKNLPYPYT from the coding sequence ATGGCAGAGGCAggtaatgggtctcctactgctgatTACCAGCGTTTCAGCGAGAAGTATCCTACTggtgttttatacaatgatgcAAGCAAAGCCAAAAACCAGCCAACAACGAGCAAAACCAGTTTGGTCAATCATCCGGAAGCAAACACTGATgggaaaccctacatgtgtggggagtgtggttacAGAGCGGTTCAAAAATCTACCTTATActtacatatgagaacacatactgatgacaaaccctacaagtgtgaccagtgtgactattctgcttcaagaaaatccagtttggaccaacatctagccaaacacactggtgataagccctacatgtgtggggagtgtggataccgGACAGCTCGGAAGTCTCATTTGtctcaacatatgagaactcataccggtgaaaaaccctacaagtgtgaccagtgtgactattctgcatcaaCAAAAGGCAATTTGGAAAGACATCTACCCAAACACACTACTGATAAGCCATACATGTGTAAGGAGTGTGGTTACAGGTCAAAGCAAAAGTGtcacttatcccaacacatgagaacacacacgactgaaaaaccattcaagtgtgaccagtgtgaataTTCTGCTACACATAAATtgagtttggaccaacatctagccagacacactggtgataagccctacatgtgtggtgagtgtggatacagaacaGCTCAGAAGTCCGatttatccagacatatgagaactcacacgggtgacaaaccctacaagtgtgaccagtgtgattattctgctgcagtgaAATCTACTTTGGACAGACATcaagcaaagcacactggtgataagccctacatgtgtggtgagtgtgggtacagaacagctcAGAAGTCCGATTTATCCagacacatgaggactcacacggGCGacaagccctacaagtgtgaccagtgtgacttttctgctgcgCAAAAATACAACTTGGACAGACATCTAGCAAAGcatactggtgataagccctacatgtgtgagggaTGTGGGTACAGTACAAGTAAAAATCTGCCTTATCCCTACACATGA